The window GGGATATCAGGTGTTACAATATATGATGACCGTCCGCCTTCATCTGTCAACTTCACTCTTCCCCCCTCCAATACAGCAGTCAATTTACCTCCGCTAAGGGTATTGAAAACAGCTTTACCGTTGCCCTGCTTTATGGCATCGGTAACGGCAGCAGCATCCAACTTACCGGCAACAACATGGTTCTTGAGGACCTTTGCCAACACTTCCTTGTTTTCCGGCTGAAGCAGGGATTCCACCACACCGGCAGGAAGCTTATTGAATGCCTCATTGGTTGGTGCAAATACTG is drawn from Flavihumibacter rivuli and contains these coding sequences:
- a CDS encoding fasciclin domain-containing protein; amino-acid sequence: MKRMMSIMAVALTCLFFCAKVSAQTADLVDVAAGSKDHSTLVSAVKAAGLVNDLKAAGPFTVFAPTNEAFNKLPAGVVESLLQPENKEVLAKVLKNHVVAGKLDAAAVTDAIKQGNGKAVFNTLSGGKLTAVLEGGRVKLTDEGGRSSYIVTPDIPASNGMVHVVDAVVMPK